Part of the Nicotiana sylvestris chromosome 5, ASM39365v2, whole genome shotgun sequence genome is shown below.
GAAATCAGcgacatagatgttcttgtatcttttggccacaagtactatttcaccggtcacaagatcagtgactgtacatattttggacaagaattttACCTTGTTGcctttatcacagatttgagaaATACTTAAGACACTATACTTAAGGCCATTTACATAGTAAACATTTTtaatagaatgagtgagtgacttcccgacttttccaactctaagaatgtacccctttttgccATTGCCAAAAGATATACTCCCTCCTTACaaggcttttagtgaaagaaagtcggtgttcccagtcatgtgttTTGAATACCCACTATTCATGAACCATTATTGACCACTTCCTTTCACTGTTCCTTGCACAAGAGAttaggagttagttttaggaacccaaacaagtttgggtcccttatagtaagcaagaggatgaataagggTTCTCTTAGTCCATGTAGATAATGTGCGTTTTTTGTAAGTAGAACCCGGTCCCTCTTTTGTAGTCACCGtttcagcaaacactttgtttttctgaactgATTGATTCTTAGCCTGGACATCTTCATTGAAGCCCTTAGTGTTCCCACATCGGGTATAAGGCCAGTTATCAGAGATAGTGACGTACTTACTATGAGGGTtgtggggagttttctccctttggaaccctgcTCCCTGCATGTTTTCATAATCATTAGTATGCAAAGCAGTGGTAGCTtttgaggaccaggtccactttagggacttttcaagatcatcATTTACTCTTTCCAGATTAGTTTGGAAAAGctcgtttttctcaatttcagcacACATCCTAAATCTCATAGCTTTCACCTCactttcaagcctaatgtgttcctcacttgctatctcctttccctttctagaactttcaggttttgacttagtccatggtttaactattgtttcccttaggtcTGCAATTTCTGCCAACATATCACTTTTTTCTTTTCTGAGGGTTTCAACGGTTTTCTTATGGTCAGTAACTGCAACCACTAAGTCGtctctagtttgttcagattCTCCTAATTCTAAGGTCAAAGAATCcctatcctccacaagactatgaaAACCAGTGATTAATACATCATCTAAAAACATGAGTttttttggagaataggatttcagatttttctgaacatccctgaagtttacctctttattgccattgtcttcatcatcatctgattgagccatcaaagcaaaagttgagtcatatCCAGTCTTTTCaccttcaactgccatcatggaactatcaccagtatcaggttcatcttcagactcactaGATGAATCCCCCCATGTTGCAAGAGATTGTCTCATCATATTGTCAACAGATCTTTTTCTCTTGAAGTCCTTGACAGGAACCGGGTTCGTCTTAGTTGTTTTCTCATGATggttcttggagaattctttctTCAGGAGAGGACAGTCTTTCATGAAGTGTCtaggctttccacacttataacaaagATCACAGTTTCTTGGTCTGATAGAAATGTCCCTTTTTAGCATTTCTCCATTTTTTttgaccatcttctgaaatcttttggttaggtaagccatgtcactgtctTCCTCACTTGAATCATTGTAATCATCTttaagtaccaggttcttttccctTTTTGGTTCTCTTTTTTCACTATTTATCTTTTTCTTTAACTCATGGGTCTTCAAGTTTCCGATCAGCTCTTCTACGGTCAGCTCTAGCTTGTTTCTGAGAATGATTTCATCAAcggagtgtaactcatttatgatagAAGTGAATCTCGTATGCATATCTTGAATGGATTCGTCGTCCCTCATTttgaagagttcatactcggtagtgagcatgtcaatcttagactgttttacttgtgtagttcTCTCATGAGCTGTTTGCAAAGCTTCACATATCTCCTTGGCAGTGTCACAGGTGGAGATTCTATTGTACTCTTCAGGTCCTATTCCATATACTAGAATGTTTTTGGTATGAAAATTCTTCTCCACAGCTATGTTGTCTACTTCAGTGTACTCTTTGTTGGTTTTTGCCATTGAAAATGGGAGTTCCTGTAGTACTCTGgttggaacataaggaccatcgcatatgatatcccataacttacaatcctcagccatgataaaatcgtGCATTATCGCTTTCCATAacccatagtattgtccattgaacttgggtggtcggtatgtagattgaccttcttccaAATTTGGTGGGgcagccatgaggatccttcctaggtgttagcctgataggaaaAACCTGTTCTGATACCAAttattagtttgtatgagtctaccaaacagtagagtacctggtcctttaCAAGATtttgctgagaatgctaataaaatagtatgtaaataaggcagaggatttttacgtggaaaaatcccacacaaggggatcaaaaaaccacaacctacacctgtaggcttttaacttcactaacttgtaaagagCTTATTACAAGCCAATTTGCAATGACTCCTATTGCAAatgatttactcaactaacttgtggtactcttaccacaagccactttgtggcttcatagttacaaaggctttttctaacatGTGATGCtttcaccacaagccactttgtaattctacaattacaaagacttttgcttatgactaaatctagtcacaacataaactcaaggagtttacggatttacaagaggattcctaatcaaacgcttctagctaagcagttTAAGAGGTATAACAAGTACAataacaaagttacaactcaactaggacaacaacaagatatcttttaggaactggtccgtagttgctTTCAAATTTGTTCTTCAATCTTGAgaggattgatttctctattttttgcaagaagcttgaatgagaaactgaaacCTTCAAGTGATATTTTGTATAAAATTCATTGtaggtacatcttgatcacatcacttgaaatgatgtgagcactttatttggttagagaatgagtgggcgctggAGATAATGCAGTGCGGCAAAAATAGTGTCGCCATtcacttcatttccagctgtctccaattgactttgtactgttatgaggaaaccacaagagtatcaggtccttgtGTGGGTTCTTAGCTCCTGAAGCTGTAAcagttcacctttagctggaatccATTAAAGCTTGCAGTATagtccaagtaggtcaggttccctatctagaccttaacagtaagtttgttagatcataaaAACATAAGGCGAGAATATTTAAAACCTATCAAGTCAAAACCATAAAACTTAATTTGGATACTTATGTTAAGTGCCAGAGCTCTTTTAAAAtggcttttatatatatatatatatatatatatatatatatatatatagtattcaATCTTCGGTCATCACATTGAGCAAGTGACTTCTCCGGACAACATAGGGTGCACCTTATATATTGTTTCCTAATTTATATATGTGCATAAATATATTTTATATGGTATGACATCTAAAGTTATGGCCTAGTGATCAATGAAGTGGGAGCGGAACTGTTGCGTCCAACACTGTCGTTATACAAGCTAGCAATAAATCAACACGCTGATCAATAGTTTCATAACACATTTTGAAACAAGTGATGAAATAAATAAGCGGAGTCGTTCCATTTTCATAGTAAAATACTGACAACATCTACAAAGTTTGAACATGATCAAAACATAAAACTGAATGTCATAACAGTATACAACCATGAACAATGGTCTAAAATTcctaaaacccggtgtcacaagtgcatgagcatctacttaGAATATACAATATTACTACAACAACTGCCTGGAATAGGAAATAGATAAAATACAGTAAATGAATATGAAGAGGACTTTGTGTGCTACAGATCGTAACATATAAGCAGCTCACCCCAAAATATCCTCAGTAGTTTCTCCTACGCACCTGTATTACCACCAAATGTACATATCTTAGTATCTACACAATTAGTGcgaaagtatagtatgagtacacaaATCAACGCGTACCAAGTAAATATttagtctaacctcaaagaagtagtatTGAAGGGTCGAACATctacacttactagtggtctaatAATCAAGTACAATAAAAGTAGACTGGTATACAACATAGCAAGTAGCAATAAAACAGACAAATATGTATAATATGATTATTAACAGCAGAATAAACGAAATCGTCAAATATCAAATACTGCCTCAATGGAATATATGAGACCAATATTAGGTGCAAATGTCAAATACGAGTTAGGATACTCATATATGCACTGACTCTCTGTCGAAATATTACGCACGATTCTGCCGAGGAGAACGACCCGATCTCATAAGAGTAGTGTTACATGATACTGTCGAGGTACGACCTGATCCCATAAGTGTTTCTCGTAATACTCCCGAGGCGAACAGTCTGATCCTATAAGAATGGTGTTACATGATATTGTCGAGGTTGTACGGCCTGATCCCATAAGTGTATCTCATGATACTACCAAGGCGAACTGTCTGATTTCATAAGAGTAGTGTTGAGGCGATCAACCCGTTCTAGAAGAGTATTGAAACTTTCGACGAGTCACAAGCCCAACTCGTGAATATACTTACGAGTTGAATAATTATGAAACTCTTGAACAAATTAGTACGACACGGGAGTAAATCCAAGTGAGAAATTACAATTTCCGCGGCTAATTAAGTAGCACGCCAAGTCTCTAGAATAATAAAGCTCGGTACTTTACTCAAGTCTAGTCTCAGACTAAAACATGAATTAAAGTATTTAAACATGAAAGATTAACTCAAGTAATACAATTAAAGCATGGTGTAAATCTAAGTCTACCCGGGCGTGTCAAAATCTAGCATACGCATGGATGTTcatcacctcgtacgtacgtagctCCCATAACACGTAGCACGTAGCAAATATAGCACTTACAGGATAAGATCCATCTTACAAGATTAGGCAAGTGACTTACCTTGATCCGAAATCTAATAATAGACTCCAACAGCTCTCTAACACATCAAACCAATGTCAAACGACCTAAAACTAGCCAAAGAACGTGCATACCAATCAAAACATATTTAAAAACTCGTGATTTAACAATTAAAAACCATCTCAACCACACacgaaaagtcaacaaaagttaacccCCAGTCCCACGCGCCCGAATTCCAAAAATTCTCGAAAATACATGTCACCTGTGGCACTACGAACTCAAATATTCAATTTGTTCTTAACTCCATATCTAATTTCATGGTCAAATActctttttattaaatattaggTTCCCAACCAAAAATTCCAAATAACCAACAATATCtactaattttcatgttaaattctatatataatccatgtatttaTGTCACAACAAAATGAAATCACTTACCTTATGGTAGATGGCGAAAATTGTCTTCAATAATCACCCTAAATGCACTACTTATATTCCAAGAACttaaaaagtaaataaataaaaccaaaatCTTGAAATTGGATGTTTAATACTCCTGGCAGGCCTCCTTCTTCGCGATCATGGTCACTA
Proteins encoded:
- the LOC138869094 gene encoding uncharacterized protein, coding for MAAPPNLEEGQSTYRPPKFNGQYYGLWKAIMHDFIMAEDCKLWDIICDGPYVPTRVLQELPFSMAKTNKEYTEVDNIAVEKNFHTKNILVYGIGPEEYNRISTCDTAKEICEALQTAHERTTQVKQSKIDMLTTEYELFKMRDDESIQDMHTRFTSIINELHSVDEIILRNKLELTVEELIGNLKTHELKKKINSEKREPKREKNLVLKDDYNDSSEEDSDMAYLTKRFQKMVKKNGEMLKRDISIRPRNCDLCYKCGKPRHFMKDCPLLKKEFSKNHHEKTTKTNPVPVKDFKRKRSVDNMMRQSLATWGDSSSESEDEPDTGDSSMMAVEGEKTGYDSTFALMAQSDDDEDNGNKEVNFRDVQKNLKSYSPKKLMFLDDVLITGFHSLVEDRDSLTLELGESEQTRDDLVVAVTDHKKTVETLRKEKSDMLAEIADLRETIVKPWTKSKPESSRKGKEIASEEHIRLESEVKAMRFRMCAEIEKNELFQTNLERVNDDLEKSLKWTWSSKATTALHTNDYENMQGAGFQREKTPHNPHSKYVTISDNWPYTRCGNTKGFNEDVQAKNQSVQKNKVFAETVTTKEGPGSTYKKRTLSTWTKRTLIHPLAYYKGPKLVWVPKTNS